One Maribacter cobaltidurans genomic window carries:
- a CDS encoding T9SS type B sorting domain-containing protein has product MFGILVSNAQFLLQAPNSTDENNYRWYEASDTNTVLGTDFFYEVTAPGIYFATYDGTLCGSNATGYFIVTDCNNPDNQVTLDITNNVSGGATVTWSPTVSGDPTRPTVTATDAVVKYTATVTKAGNDFALPNFTVVCLPQAATLVDDLVTLDEDTSVIVDIYANDSDLPNPGALTTTSPSNGTVTIDDNGTPNNPLDDILTYIPNPDYNGPDSFDYTVCNSLGDCSTATVTLDVLPILDTNDDVVAIDENQIIAIDNWHLNDNDLPVVGTFSITQPTNGSATVDDNGTPNNPADDVPTYFPNSGYIGNDTFEYTVCDGTGNCSTSLVSIIISPAGADLDSDDDGIVDSFEDLNLDADNDPTTNPTDSDGDGFPDYLDIDSDNDGIPDNVEAQTTSGYIAPSGTDTNGNGVDDAYEGNGNVGIFPIDTDGDSLPDYLDEDSDNDNVPDNIEAHDQDHDGIPDFTLLGSDEDGDGLDDGYEGSNTNDIDVNDELDDPFVQLPNTDSDQESDYRDTDDDDDGIETIDEDLNMDGDYANDDSDGDGTPNYLDSDLGELSEQIEVFNVITPNGDGVHDVLRIDGLENYPNNTIRIYNRWGVSVFTTKAYNTEGNVFDGTSQGRVTIAQDNKLPVGTYFYILDYEEPNGTMKQLSGYIYINR; this is encoded by the coding sequence ATGTTCGGGATATTGGTATCCAATGCCCAGTTTCTGCTACAGGCACCCAATTCCACTGATGAAAACAATTATCGCTGGTACGAGGCCTCGGATACCAACACCGTTTTGGGAACGGATTTTTTCTACGAAGTAACTGCACCAGGTATTTATTTTGCTACCTATGATGGTACACTCTGTGGATCAAATGCCACGGGTTATTTCATTGTGACGGATTGTAATAATCCAGATAACCAAGTAACCTTAGACATTACCAATAATGTAAGCGGCGGTGCTACGGTCACCTGGTCGCCCACGGTTAGCGGGGACCCGACACGGCCAACTGTTACTGCTACGGATGCCGTAGTAAAATATACGGCCACCGTAACCAAGGCGGGCAATGATTTTGCCTTGCCCAACTTTACCGTTGTATGTTTACCTCAGGCCGCAACCTTGGTGGATGATTTAGTTACGCTCGATGAGGATACTTCTGTAATTGTGGATATTTATGCCAATGACTCCGATTTGCCAAACCCTGGAGCTTTAACTACGACTTCACCTTCCAACGGAACGGTCACCATAGATGACAACGGTACGCCTAACAATCCCTTGGACGATATATTGACCTATATTCCCAATCCCGATTATAACGGTCCAGATAGTTTTGATTATACGGTTTGTAACAGTTTAGGGGATTGTAGCACAGCAACAGTTACATTAGATGTGTTACCGATTTTAGATACAAATGACGATGTAGTCGCTATTGATGAAAATCAAATCATAGCTATAGACAATTGGCATTTAAACGATAATGACCTTCCTGTTGTTGGTACGTTTAGTATCACGCAACCGACGAATGGCTCGGCGACCGTAGATGACAACGGAACTCCAAATAATCCGGCGGACGATGTCCCGACCTATTTTCCTAATAGCGGATATATAGGCAATGATACATTTGAATATACGGTTTGTGACGGAACAGGGAATTGCAGCACATCCTTGGTAAGTATTATTATAAGTCCAGCAGGTGCAGATTTAGATAGCGACGATGATGGTATTGTGGATAGTTTTGAGGATTTAAATTTAGATGCTGATAATGACCCAACAACCAATCCCACCGATTCGGATGGTGATGGTTTCCCAGATTATCTGGATATTGACAGTGATAATGATGGTATACCCGATAATGTGGAAGCACAGACAACATCAGGTTATATAGCTCCAAGTGGAACTGATACTAATGGAAATGGCGTGGATGATGCCTATGAAGGTAACGGAAATGTTGGAATATTCCCAATTGATACCGATGGTGATAGCTTACCAGATTATCTGGATGAAGACAGCGATAATGATAATGTACCAGATAACATTGAGGCACACGACCAAGACCATGATGGTATTCCCGATTTCACTTTATTAGGGTCTGACGAGGACGGAGATGGCCTTGATGATGGCTATGAGGGTAGTAACACCAATGATATTGACGTAAACGATGAGCTGGATGATCCGTTTGTACAATTGCCCAATACGGATAGTGATCAGGAGTCTGACTATAGGGATACTGATGACGATGACGATGGTATTGAAACCATTGACGAGGACCTGAACATGGATGGAGATTATGCCAATGATGATTCTGACGGAGACGGTACACCAAACTATTTGGATTCTGATTTGGGCGAACTATCGGAACAGATTGAAGTATTTAACGTTATTACCCCAAATGGTGATGGTGTACATGACGTACTACGTATCGATGGCTTGGAAAATTATCCCAACAATACCATCAGGATTTATAACAGATGGGGCGTATCCGTATTTACGACTAAGGCCTATAATACAGAAGGCAATGTTTTTGATGGAACTTCCCAAGGTAGGGTAACCATTGCGCAGGACAATAAACTTCCTGTAGGAACTTATTTCTACATTTTGGATTATGAGGAGCCCAATGGAACAATGAAACAGCTTTCAGGTTATATATATATAAATAGATAA
- a CDS encoding Arc family DNA-binding protein, translating into MSKKKAFALRVNEDMLNAIEKWAADEFRSTNGQIEWMLMKSLKEAKREPKKKKE; encoded by the coding sequence ATGAGTAAGAAAAAAGCGTTTGCATTACGGGTAAATGAGGATATGCTGAACGCCATTGAAAAATGGGCCGCAGATGAATTTAGAAGTACTAATGGCCAAATCGAATGGATGTTGATGAAAAGTCTAAAAGAAGCAAAAAGGGAACCCAAGAAAAAAAAGGAATAG
- a CDS encoding Cof-type HAD-IIB family hydrolase — protein MMYKMLCSDLDGTLLSTKSDVSEYTVSQIKRIKQHVRVVLVSARMPSAMYYIQKDLDVLDQPIICYNGALVLHGENELHSETIPLTIANDIYKICKPRNTDLGLYAFNEWHVPKTSERVEKEIKYTKTNPVFRKTEDTLSGWDHKGLGIHKVMLMGTRSTADEIMPLLENRFKNHIHVYRSNDTLIEIAPKAVSKLTAIQKLLQSGEHLEDVIAFGDNYNDMDMLENVGCGVAVSNGREEVKKIANFVTSRNTENGVAQFLEQHLHI, from the coding sequence ATGATGTACAAAATGCTATGTTCCGATTTGGACGGAACACTGCTCTCGACTAAAAGTGATGTTTCCGAGTATACGGTTTCACAAATCAAAAGAATAAAACAACATGTCCGAGTGGTTTTGGTATCCGCTAGGATGCCTAGTGCCATGTACTATATACAAAAGGATTTAGATGTTTTGGACCAACCTATTATTTGTTACAACGGAGCATTGGTTCTACATGGGGAAAACGAATTACACTCGGAAACTATACCCCTGACCATTGCTAATGACATTTATAAAATTTGTAAACCACGAAATACGGATTTGGGCTTATATGCCTTCAATGAATGGCATGTACCAAAAACATCTGAACGAGTTGAAAAAGAGATAAAATACACAAAAACCAATCCTGTTTTTAGAAAGACCGAGGATACTCTATCGGGATGGGACCATAAAGGTTTAGGGATTCATAAAGTAATGCTGATGGGCACTAGGTCGACGGCGGATGAAATAATGCCCTTACTAGAGAACCGATTTAAAAACCATATACACGTATACCGATCCAATGATACCCTAATAGAAATCGCTCCAAAAGCGGTATCCAAATTAACGGCCATTCAGAAATTACTACAATCTGGCGAACATTTGGAAGATGTAATAGCTTTTGGCGATAATTATAATGATATGGATATGTTGGAAAATGTGGGATGCGGAGTAGCCGTATCCAATGGAAGGGAAGAGGTTAAAAAAATTGCAAATTTTGTAACTTCTAGAAATACAGAAAACGGTGTTGCCCAGTTCTTAGAGCAACATTTACATATTTAA
- a CDS encoding type I phosphomannose isomerase catalytic subunit, whose amino-acid sequence MYPLKFKPILKERLWGGTKLNEVFGKPCTSEITGESWELSTVKGDVSVIANGYLADTTLQELIEKFPNEILGKSVVQRFGTEFPILIKFIDAKQDLSIQLHPNDQLAKERHDSFGKTEMWYIMDADPGAELIVGFNRDVSRVEYEESLKNDSLLELLNYEKVVEGDTFFINTGKIHAIGAGVLLAEIQQTSDVTYRVFDFNRRDKDGNLRELHTDLALDAIDYERKNDFKVDYSKESNSVNTMVECPYFKTNYLNLTESMVQDTLNRDSFTIFMCVDGEAAIENEFGKVNLRRGETTLVPGITEKITINTNGAKLLEVTI is encoded by the coding sequence CTGTACCCTTTAAAATTTAAGCCAATTCTTAAAGAAAGACTATGGGGAGGAACCAAATTGAATGAAGTTTTTGGAAAACCTTGTACCAGTGAAATAACAGGGGAGAGTTGGGAACTTTCTACCGTGAAAGGCGATGTTTCCGTTATTGCCAATGGATATCTGGCGGATACGACCCTTCAAGAATTGATTGAGAAATTCCCCAATGAAATTTTAGGAAAGAGTGTGGTTCAACGATTTGGAACCGAATTTCCTATACTGATAAAATTTATCGATGCCAAGCAAGACCTTTCCATTCAACTGCACCCTAACGACCAATTGGCAAAGGAAAGACATGATTCCTTTGGTAAGACCGAGATGTGGTACATCATGGATGCTGATCCCGGTGCAGAATTGATAGTAGGCTTTAATAGGGATGTTTCTAGGGTAGAATATGAGGAGAGTTTAAAAAACGATAGCCTTTTGGAACTATTGAATTACGAAAAAGTAGTGGAAGGCGATACTTTTTTCATTAATACTGGGAAAATACATGCCATTGGTGCGGGGGTCCTCTTGGCGGAGATTCAACAAACTTCAGACGTTACCTACCGGGTTTTCGATTTTAACAGAAGGGATAAAGATGGTAATTTAAGGGAACTGCATACAGACCTTGCACTGGACGCTATAGACTACGAAAGAAAGAATGACTTCAAAGTAGATTATTCCAAAGAAAGTAATTCTGTAAATACCATGGTAGAGTGTCCTTATTTTAAGACAAATTATTTGAATTTAACGGAAAGTATGGTACAGGATACTCTCAACAGGGATTCATTTACCATTTTTATGTGTGTTGATGGAGAGGCGGCCATTGAAAACGAGTTTGGCAAAGTTAATTTGAGAAGAGGTGAAACTACTTTGGTGCCTGGAATTACGGAGAAAATTACCATAAATACAAATGGGGCCAAATTACTGGAAGTTACTATTTGA
- the idi gene encoding isopentenyl-diphosphate Delta-isomerase, protein MKEEEVILVDQNDQPRGTMPKMEAHEKAELHRAFSVFVLNNRNEIMLQQRAAHKYHSPLLWTNTCCSHQRVGESNIEAGKRRLKEEMGFDTELKELFSFIYKAPFDNGLTEHEYDHVMIGYYNDQPNINKQEVADWKWRTPKEVKLDMEENPELYTAWFKIIFEKFYQHLIDNLVENESKG, encoded by the coding sequence ATGAAGGAAGAAGAAGTAATTCTTGTAGACCAAAATGACCAGCCTAGGGGAACCATGCCAAAAATGGAAGCCCATGAGAAAGCAGAGTTGCATAGAGCCTTCTCCGTTTTTGTGCTGAACAATAGAAATGAAATTATGTTGCAGCAAAGAGCTGCCCATAAATACCATTCACCCCTTTTATGGACCAATACCTGTTGTAGTCATCAAAGGGTGGGGGAATCCAATATAGAGGCAGGTAAACGCAGGCTTAAAGAAGAGATGGGTTTTGACACAGAACTAAAAGAACTGTTTTCATTTATTTATAAGGCACCTTTTGACAATGGTTTAACGGAGCACGAGTATGATCATGTTATGATTGGATACTATAATGACCAACCTAATATCAATAAACAGGAAGTAGCGGATTGGAAATGGAGGACTCCAAAAGAAGTCAAATTGGACATGGAAGAAAATCCAGAACTCTATACGGCTTGGTTCAAGATAATTTTTGAGAAATTTTATCAGCATTTAATTGATAATCTAGTCGAAAATGAAAGTAAAGGTTAG
- a CDS encoding 6-pyruvoyl trahydropterin synthase family protein, producing the protein MKVKVSRKAHFNAAHRLYRPDWKDSKNSEVFGKCNNPNFHGHNYELVVSVTGEIDPETGFVMDMKVLKDLIKDKIEDVFDHKNLNIEVPEFQDLNPTAENIAVVIWNRLRPSIDKDKELEVVLYETPRNFVTYSG; encoded by the coding sequence ATGAAAGTAAAGGTTAGTAGAAAGGCACATTTCAATGCTGCACATCGGCTTTACAGGCCAGATTGGAAAGATTCCAAAAATTCCGAGGTTTTCGGAAAGTGCAATAATCCTAACTTTCATGGGCACAATTATGAATTGGTGGTGAGTGTTACGGGAGAAATTGATCCTGAGACGGGCTTTGTAATGGATATGAAGGTTTTAAAGGACCTGATTAAAGACAAAATCGAGGATGTCTTTGATCATAAAAATTTAAATATAGAGGTGCCGGAGTTTCAAGACCTAAATCCAACAGCAGAAAATATTGCGGTTGTCATTTGGAATAGGTTAAGGCCTAGTATCGATAAAGATAAGGAACTGGAGGTAGTACTTTATGAAACACCTCGAAACTTTGTTACGTATTCCGGTTAG
- a CDS encoding DUF819 family protein: protein MENAMDQPLIVNDTVVFGLLALALGFIFYTSSLKSGFWQKFYSFVPAVLMCYLLPALMASSGLISDEISNLYFMASRYLLPAALVLMTLSIDLKAISNLGSKALIMFLTGSFGIIIGGPIAILLVSIFSPETVGGNDFDAVWRGLATIAGSWIGGGANQAAMLEIFKYNPEKYGGMVLIDIVVANIWMAIILLGVGKTNKIDKWLKADTSAIETLKVKVTEFTEKITRVPTLKDYMIMLSLAFSAVGISHFFGDYISNYLTTSFEAVSDKKSFLSFLGSSFFWMVVLSTCAGIIMSFTKAKNYEGAGASKIGGMFIYILVATIGMKMDLGKVLENPGLIVIGFVWIGIHALLLILVAKLIKAPYFFLAVGSQANVGGAASAPVVAAEFHPSLTSVGVLLAVLGYVVGTAGALLCAYLMEVASTL from the coding sequence ATGGAAAACGCAATGGACCAACCCTTAATTGTTAACGATACTGTTGTTTTTGGTCTATTGGCCCTGGCCCTTGGTTTTATATTTTACACTTCAAGTTTAAAAAGTGGCTTCTGGCAAAAATTCTATTCCTTCGTCCCTGCCGTGCTAATGTGTTATCTATTACCTGCGTTAATGGCAAGTTCTGGACTGATTTCCGATGAAATATCAAATTTGTATTTCATGGCAAGTAGGTATCTATTACCTGCAGCTTTGGTCTTAATGACATTGAGTATCGACCTCAAAGCAATCAGTAATCTGGGATCCAAAGCTTTGATTATGTTTTTAACGGGAAGTTTTGGAATTATTATCGGAGGCCCCATAGCGATTTTATTGGTTTCTATTTTTTCTCCCGAAACCGTTGGGGGAAATGATTTTGATGCCGTTTGGAGAGGATTAGCAACTATTGCAGGTAGTTGGATCGGAGGCGGTGCAAACCAAGCTGCTATGCTTGAAATTTTCAAGTACAACCCTGAAAAATATGGTGGCATGGTACTTATAGACATTGTTGTAGCGAATATTTGGATGGCCATTATTTTACTCGGTGTGGGGAAAACAAATAAGATTGACAAATGGTTAAAGGCAGACACATCTGCTATTGAAACACTTAAGGTTAAAGTAACCGAGTTTACCGAAAAAATTACACGGGTCCCTACGTTGAAGGACTATATGATTATGCTTAGTCTCGCCTTCTCCGCTGTTGGCATTTCACATTTTTTTGGCGATTACATTAGTAATTACCTAACAACAAGTTTTGAAGCAGTAAGTGATAAAAAAAGTTTCCTCTCCTTTCTGGGTTCAAGTTTCTTTTGGATGGTAGTTTTATCTACGTGTGCAGGAATTATCATGTCCTTTACTAAAGCCAAAAATTATGAAGGTGCAGGCGCTAGTAAAATTGGAGGAATGTTCATTTACATCTTAGTAGCCACCATAGGTATGAAAATGGACTTGGGAAAGGTACTTGAGAACCCTGGGCTTATAGTCATCGGTTTTGTTTGGATTGGCATACACGCTTTGCTACTTATCTTGGTGGCCAAACTCATAAAAGCCCCTTACTTCTTTTTGGCGGTAGGCAGCCAGGCCAATGTGGGTGGTGCCGCTTCCGCACCCGTGGTAGCGGCGGAATTTCACCCGTCATTAACTTCAGTTGGTGTTTTGTTGGCTGTTTTGGGTTATGTAGTAGGCACAGCAGGGGCACTGTTATGTGCTTATCTTATGGAGGTGGCCTCCACTTTATAG
- a CDS encoding DUF4369 domain-containing protein: MKKLAYILATLLLVISCGTDKEDNLVVTGKVKGLKKGTLYLQHVMDTALVTVDSLEIDGDGSFSLSAQVESPEIFYLYLDKKDNNDINDRITFFAEPGTITINTDWNTFDTTAKISGSPSHEKLEEYRKALSTINLRNMEIMLEASQSEKPLDQASIDSLERVSSMNTKRGYAYSINFALNNKDSYIAPYIAAKEIPDANIKYLDSIYNVLTPEVANSKYGKQLKKLLENNK, encoded by the coding sequence ATGAAAAAACTAGCTTATATACTGGCAACTTTGCTTTTAGTCATTTCCTGTGGAACAGATAAGGAAGATAATTTAGTGGTTACCGGAAAGGTAAAAGGATTAAAAAAAGGAACACTTTATCTACAACATGTAATGGATACTGCCTTAGTAACCGTGGATTCACTAGAGATTGACGGGGACGGATCTTTTAGTCTATCGGCACAGGTGGAAAGTCCAGAAATATTTTACCTATATCTCGATAAAAAAGACAATAACGATATTAATGATCGTATTACTTTTTTTGCAGAACCAGGGACTATCACGATAAATACAGATTGGAATACTTTCGACACCACAGCGAAAATTTCGGGATCACCATCGCATGAAAAACTGGAAGAGTATAGAAAGGCGCTTTCGACCATTAATTTAAGAAATATGGAGATAATGCTTGAAGCCTCACAATCTGAGAAACCTTTAGATCAAGCCAGTATCGATTCTTTGGAACGTGTGAGCAGCATGAATACAAAAAGGGGTTATGCATACTCCATTAATTTTGCACTGAACAATAAGGATTCCTATATCGCACCTTATATTGCGGCAAAAGAAATACCTGATGCAAACATCAAGTATTTGGACTCCATTTATAACGTCCTAACCCCTGAGGTGGCAAACTCAAAATATGGAAAGCAACTAAAAAAATTATTGGAAAACAACAAATAA
- a CDS encoding DUF5916 domain-containing protein: MTKLFSTAVLFLIGSSLIAQVPEKSFTVKYTNEHIVLDGILDEPVWTFAESAGDFQQYFPSDKVPAQYQTDVRMLTDDTTLYVGLTVYTPGSDYIIPSLERDFRAGGSDNISLVFDTFNDGTNAFLFGINPYGVRREVLISGGGQDVESGFTTSWDVKWKAETKIYDNYYTAEIAIPLTSLKFAEGETKWRFQSYRFDMQSNERSNWFTIPQNQSVINLAFMGDMYFEKPLGKSRTPLALIPYINAISDKDFTTDEGNNKLKVGGDAKIAIGNGMNLDVTINPDFSNVEVDAIITNLTRFEVSLPERRQFFIDNNDLFGSFGSIRHSNPFFSRRIGIATDRLGNSVQNDILGGLRLSGKLNKNLRLGFLDIQTAKNEEQEIASNNNLMFALQHKVFARSNIGMFFINRQAFGDEPFASADEEYNRVLGLDYYLASANNVWSGKYYLHKSFQPGDTEGNISAGALLSYNSRYWNSFIDLAYINEDFQSDLGFIPRTDITKAVGSVQRLFWPKKGNINNHGVEVFGISNWRTSLDYQLADYDIRGRYNFVFKDFTEFGAEYSTSYVYLFDPFDPTGTEGAVELPGNQEYRFGTFTLGYQSNRANVFAFEGETSIGNFFNGQRFSIGGEATLRLQPKVRIGLNVNYDKISLPDPYPSADLWLVSPRFGFTFSKSVFWTTLFQYSNQRDNLGINSRLQWRFAPLSDLFIVYNDNYAVNQFEPKYRSINLKFTYWLNI; this comes from the coding sequence ATGACCAAATTATTCAGTACAGCAGTACTATTTCTTATCGGCAGTTCCCTTATAGCACAAGTTCCTGAAAAATCCTTTACGGTTAAGTACACCAACGAACATATAGTATTGGACGGTATTTTAGACGAGCCCGTATGGACATTCGCAGAAAGTGCCGGGGATTTTCAGCAGTATTTTCCTTCGGATAAAGTGCCCGCCCAGTATCAAACCGACGTTCGCATGCTAACCGATGATACTACACTTTACGTGGGTTTAACGGTTTATACCCCAGGCTCCGATTATATTATTCCTTCCTTGGAAAGGGATTTTAGAGCCGGTGGTAGTGATAACATCAGTTTAGTCTTCGATACGTTTAACGACGGTACCAATGCATTCCTTTTCGGTATTAATCCCTATGGTGTTAGAAGGGAAGTGCTCATTTCTGGGGGCGGACAAGATGTTGAGAGCGGTTTCACAACTTCGTGGGACGTAAAGTGGAAAGCGGAGACTAAAATTTATGATAATTACTATACAGCAGAAATCGCCATTCCTCTAACCTCGCTAAAATTCGCCGAAGGAGAAACCAAATGGAGGTTCCAGAGCTACCGATTTGACATGCAGTCCAACGAACGCAGTAACTGGTTTACAATCCCCCAAAATCAAAGTGTCATCAATTTGGCCTTTATGGGAGATATGTACTTTGAAAAACCATTGGGTAAATCCAGAACACCCTTGGCGCTCATACCCTACATCAATGCCATATCCGATAAAGATTTTACGACCGATGAAGGCAACAATAAACTAAAAGTAGGGGGCGATGCTAAAATCGCCATTGGTAACGGCATGAACTTGGATGTTACCATTAACCCTGATTTTTCTAACGTGGAAGTAGATGCCATCATCACCAACCTCACCCGTTTTGAGGTTTCCTTACCCGAAAGGCGACAATTTTTTATTGACAATAATGACCTTTTTGGAAGCTTTGGGAGCATAAGGCATTCCAACCCCTTCTTTTCAAGACGAATCGGTATTGCTACGGATAGACTTGGAAATTCTGTGCAGAATGACATTCTGGGAGGCCTTCGGCTTAGTGGAAAACTGAACAAAAACCTAAGGTTGGGCTTTTTGGATATACAAACGGCCAAGAACGAAGAGCAGGAAATCGCCTCCAATAATAATCTTATGTTTGCCTTACAGCATAAGGTATTTGCCCGTTCCAATATTGGTATGTTCTTCATTAATAGGCAAGCTTTTGGGGATGAACCCTTTGCTTCTGCCGATGAAGAATATAATCGTGTTTTGGGACTGGACTATTATTTGGCTAGTGCAAATAATGTATGGTCTGGAAAGTATTATCTGCATAAATCCTTTCAGCCCGGTGATACGGAAGGAAATATATCGGCCGGAGCTTTATTGAGCTATAATTCCAGATACTGGAATTCCTTTATTGATCTTGCGTATATCAATGAGGATTTTCAGTCAGACCTAGGTTTTATACCCAGGACGGATATTACAAAGGCGGTTGGATCGGTACAACGATTGTTTTGGCCAAAAAAAGGAAATATCAACAACCATGGGGTTGAAGTATTTGGTATTTCAAATTGGAGGACTTCTTTGGATTATCAGTTGGCAGACTACGACATCCGTGGGCGTTATAATTTTGTATTTAAGGATTTTACAGAGTTTGGTGCGGAATATTCCACCAGTTATGTATACCTCTTTGACCCTTTTGACCCTACGGGCACGGAAGGTGCTGTTGAACTACCCGGAAACCAAGAATATAGGTTTGGAACCTTTACATTAGGCTATCAATCCAACAGGGCGAATGTCTTTGCCTTTGAAGGAGAGACTTCTATAGGTAATTTCTTCAACGGACAAAGATTTTCCATTGGCGGGGAGGCCACACTTAGACTACAACCCAAAGTGAGAATTGGTCTAAATGTGAACTATGACAAGATTAGTCTACCGGACCCCTACCCTAGTGCAGATTTATGGTTGGTAAGTCCTAGATTTGGCTTTACATTCAGTAAATCCGTTTTCTGGACGACACTCTTTCAGTATAGCAATCAAAGGGATAATCTTGGGATTAATTCCAGGTTACAATGGCGTTTTGCACCGCTATCCGACCTTTTTATAGTCTACAATGATAACTATGCTGTAAATCAGTTCGAACCCAAATACAGGTCCATAAACCTTAAATTTACCTATTGGTTAAACATTTAG
- a CDS encoding DUF4177 domain-containing protein — translation MKEYKVISWTMGLTNNNQRLEDILNEYGRQGWKAIDLDHSRSRIVFERDRNR, via the coding sequence ATGAAAGAATATAAAGTCATAAGCTGGACCATGGGATTAACCAACAACAACCAGCGTTTGGAAGATATATTGAACGAATACGGGCGACAAGGATGGAAGGCCATTGATTTGGATCATAGCCGAAGTCGTATAGTCTTTGAAAGGGACAGAAACCGTTGA
- a CDS encoding PorP/SprF family type IX secretion system membrane protein, with amino-acid sequence MLNSKLFKVNFDFPAKGLLVFLFVFVVASNSLFAQQDAQYTQYMYNTVSVNPGYAGSRGQISIAALHRSQWLGLEGAPTTQTFNIHSPIGYNGLGMGLSIVNDKIGPTSETNFDVDFSYTIMLAAERRLSFGLKASANLLDVRFSELNQYTTDQTLQQDIDNRLSPNIGAGVYYHTDKFYAGLSVPRILETSHFQESSLSTAKEQMNFYFITGYVWDLNPFLKFKPTLLTKVVQGAPLQVDVSANFMFNERFIIGGAYRWDAAFSGMVGFNINSNFLIGLAYDRETTELGSAAFNDGSFEVILRYDFISTKNNLKSPRFF; translated from the coding sequence ATGTTAAACAGTAAATTATTCAAGGTAAATTTTGACTTTCCTGCAAAAGGTTTATTGGTCTTTTTATTTGTTTTTGTTGTGGCTAGTAACTCTTTATTCGCACAACAAGATGCCCAATATACCCAATATATGTACAATACAGTAAGCGTTAATCCTGGGTACGCTGGATCACGTGGCCAGATTAGCATAGCAGCATTGCACAGATCACAATGGCTGGGTTTGGAAGGAGCCCCAACGACCCAGACCTTCAATATTCATTCACCTATAGGTTATAATGGGTTGGGAATGGGCCTGTCCATAGTCAACGATAAAATAGGACCCACTTCCGAGACTAATTTTGATGTGGATTTTTCGTATACAATAATGTTGGCTGCTGAAAGACGATTAAGCTTTGGACTCAAGGCAAGTGCCAATTTATTGGATGTGCGTTTTTCTGAATTAAACCAATACACTACGGATCAAACCTTGCAACAGGATATTGATAACCGTTTATCTCCTAATATAGGTGCTGGTGTGTATTATCATACGGATAAATTCTATGCAGGACTATCCGTTCCTAGAATTTTGGAGACTTCCCATTTCCAAGAATCATCCCTTTCAACGGCAAAGGAGCAAATGAATTTTTATTTTATTACCGGTTATGTCTGGGACTTGAATCCGTTTTTAAAATTCAAACCTACCTTGTTAACCAAAGTGGTCCAGGGAGCGCCCCTACAGGTTGATGTTTCGGCCAATTTTATGTTCAATGAAAGATTCATTATTGGAGGGGCCTACAGATGGGATGCAGCATTCAGTGGAATGGTTGGATTTAATATCAATAGCAACTTTTTAATTGGACTGGCATATGACCGGGAAACTACGGAATTAGGTAGTGCCGCCTTCAATGATGGTTCCTTTGAGGTCATTCTTAGATATGATTTTATCTCGACCAAGAACAACCTTAAATCACCTAGATTCTTCTAA